A stretch of Candidatus Neomarinimicrobiota bacterium DNA encodes these proteins:
- a CDS encoding CBS domain-containing protein, with amino-acid sequence MDKISVRDFMTKELVVFTPETDIYAAIDELVKSEISGAPIVDKDGRLVGIISQKDCLRTLANGAFHNAPAGPVSEYMTEAVMSIGPDMDIFTVADLFLNNVYRRIPVVQDGVVIGQISRRDILRAIQHMIGSAKT; translated from the coding sequence ATGGACAAGATTAGCGTTCGTGATTTTATGACAAAAGAGCTGGTTGTCTTTACTCCTGAAACGGATATCTACGCAGCTATAGATGAATTGGTAAAATCTGAAATCTCAGGTGCACCTATTGTTGATAAGGATGGCAGGCTGGTTGGCATTATCTCGCAAAAAGATTGTCTGCGTACTCTGGCAAATGGTGCTTTTCACAACGCACCAGCTGGTCCTGTTAGCGAGTATATGACCGAGGCTGTTATGAGCATTGGACCGGATATGGATATTTTTACGGTAGCTGACCTCTTTTTAAACAATGTATACCGTAGAATTCCCGTCGTACAAGATGGTGTGGTCATCGGCCAAATCAGCCGACGTGATATCCTTCGGGCTATTCAGCATATGATTGGCAGCGCCAAAACTTAA
- a CDS encoding Re/Si-specific NAD(P)(+) transhydrogenase subunit alpha, with protein sequence MKIGIPVETTSGETRVAMVPGMVTAFTRLEHEVIIQKNAGAGSFISNAEFEKAGASIVDDAPSLFAGADVIFKVQPPTVDEVSMMKEGAIYMGYLAPLSNHETLKAMNAKKITSFATEFIPRISRAQSMDTLSSMATLAGYKAVLIAANHLGKIFPLLMTAAGSIPPANTFILGAGVAGLQAIATAKRLGSRVEAFDPRAAVEEQVKSLGATFVHMEVPEENVETTGGYAKQQSDAFLIAEQKAIGARLPKVDIIITTAQIFGKAAPILITEEMVKMMRPGSVIVDLAIEGGGNCEISEAGKTVVKHGVTIVGTLNLPATLPINGSGMLAKNLLNLFKNLFQKEDNSLDFEEEVTAGACITHAGEIQNDLVKKSISGGNA encoded by the coding sequence GTGAAGATCGGTATACCCGTCGAGACAACTTCTGGTGAGACCCGCGTTGCGATGGTCCCCGGAATGGTTACTGCATTTACTCGCTTGGAGCATGAAGTCATTATCCAGAAAAATGCCGGAGCTGGCTCGTTCATTTCAAATGCAGAATTTGAAAAAGCCGGAGCCAGTATAGTTGATGATGCACCATCGCTTTTTGCGGGAGCAGATGTCATCTTTAAAGTTCAGCCACCCACTGTTGATGAAGTCAGCATGATGAAGGAGGGGGCCATCTATATGGGTTATCTCGCTCCACTGAGTAATCATGAGACCCTCAAGGCAATGAATGCAAAAAAGATTACCAGTTTTGCCACTGAGTTCATACCTAGAATTTCCCGCGCTCAGAGCATGGACACCTTGAGTTCCATGGCTACCCTGGCCGGGTACAAGGCTGTGCTTATTGCTGCCAACCATCTTGGCAAAATATTCCCCTTGCTCATGACCGCAGCTGGATCTATTCCACCGGCCAACACTTTTATCTTAGGTGCTGGTGTTGCCGGACTGCAGGCTATTGCTACTGCAAAACGTTTGGGCTCCCGAGTTGAAGCGTTTGATCCCCGAGCTGCTGTTGAAGAACAAGTAAAGAGCCTGGGCGCTACTTTTGTCCACATGGAGGTTCCTGAAGAGAATGTTGAAACAACTGGTGGCTATGCTAAACAGCAGTCTGATGCATTCCTCATTGCTGAGCAGAAAGCTATCGGCGCACGTTTGCCAAAGGTAGATATTATTATTACTACGGCTCAGATCTTTGGAAAAGCTGCTCCCATTCTCATTACTGAAGAGATGGTAAAAATGATGCGACCTGGTTCGGTCATTGTTGACCTGGCCATTGAAGGTGGCGGAAATTGTGAGATCTCCGAAGCTGGTAAAACTGTGGTTAAGCATGGCGTCACAATTGTTGGGACATTGAACTTGCCTGCCACCTTGCCTATCAATGGCAGTGGAATGCTTGCCAAAAACCTGCTCAATCTTTTCAAAAACCTTTTTCAGAAAGAAGATAACTCTCTTGATTTCGAAGAGGAAGTCACCGCTGGCGCATGTATCACCCACGCTGGCGAAATTCAGAATGATCTTGTTAAAAAATCTATATCAGGAGGGAATGCATAA
- a CDS encoding NAD(P) transhydrogenase subunit alpha, with product MMESLVVSIYVFTLAVFIGFELITKVPPLLHTPLMSGSNAISGITVVGALLAANANNWKISTILGVLAIVFAMINVIGGFMVTDRMLGMFRKDKKTEKGA from the coding sequence ATAATGGAAAGTCTAGTTGTATCCATCTATGTTTTCACTCTCGCCGTTTTTATCGGCTTTGAGTTGATTACAAAGGTTCCACCGCTGTTGCATACCCCTCTCATGTCTGGTTCAAATGCCATTTCAGGTATTACCGTAGTGGGTGCCCTGTTGGCTGCCAATGCCAATAATTGGAAAATCAGCACCATCCTGGGAGTTCTGGCCATCGTTTTCGCCATGATCAATGTGATTGGTGGATTTATGGTAACAGACCGCATGTTGGGGATGTTTAGAAAAGATAAAAAGACTGAGAAAGGAGCTTGA
- a CDS encoding NAD(P)(+) transhydrogenase (Re/Si-specific) subunit beta produces the protein MIYLEQFTYLLASALFIIGLKYLGSAKTARKGNQYAMMAMAIAIVITLVVSGIAGPVQIIVGMVVGGLIGGVVAKKIEMTSMPQMVALFNGFGGIASTLVAYSEYLEPTTLPVTLDVNITLILSLFIGTVTLTGSLIAFAKLQGLMPGRPIVLPMHQILNFLLMISVVIFGVMYVLAPDVPMWPLLIIAIAAVFGITFVIPIGGADMPVVIALLNSYSGLAAAATGFVLSNNVLIIAGALVGASGLILTQLMCDAMNRSLFNVLFGAVGTDDSTGDAGTGGGEQKTVTRYTAEDAAMIMDTVQSVIIVPGYGLAVAQAQHVLNEMAEILTARGIDVKYAIHPVAGRMPGHMNVLLAEANVPYDVLYEMDDINDEFQNTDVALIIGANDVVNPAARTKKDSPLYGMPILNVDYARTVMFVKRSMGAGFAGEANPLFFDDKTMMVFGDAKAVITGLVKSLKEE, from the coding sequence ATGATCTATTTAGAACAGTTCACCTATCTCCTGGCTTCAGCACTTTTTATTATTGGATTGAAGTACCTTGGTTCAGCTAAAACTGCCCGGAAAGGCAACCAATATGCGATGATGGCTATGGCCATCGCCATTGTAATCACCCTGGTGGTGTCTGGTATCGCCGGTCCCGTTCAAATCATTGTCGGTATGGTTGTTGGTGGACTCATTGGTGGAGTTGTTGCCAAAAAAATCGAAATGACCTCCATGCCACAAATGGTAGCCCTTTTCAATGGGTTTGGTGGTATCGCTTCAACCCTGGTGGCTTATTCAGAATATCTTGAGCCAACCACGCTGCCTGTGACACTGGATGTGAATATTACGCTCATTCTGAGTTTGTTCATCGGTACGGTCACCTTGACCGGTTCATTGATTGCCTTCGCTAAACTACAAGGTCTTATGCCAGGTCGTCCCATCGTTCTGCCCATGCACCAAATACTTAACTTTCTATTAATGATCAGTGTTGTGATTTTCGGTGTCATGTATGTTTTGGCTCCCGATGTACCTATGTGGCCACTCCTCATTATCGCAATTGCTGCTGTCTTTGGTATTACCTTTGTAATTCCAATTGGTGGCGCAGATATGCCGGTGGTGATTGCCCTCCTGAATTCCTATTCAGGTCTGGCTGCTGCTGCAACAGGTTTTGTACTATCCAATAATGTATTGATCATTGCGGGTGCTCTGGTTGGTGCCTCTGGGTTGATATTGACCCAATTAATGTGCGATGCCATGAATCGCAGTCTTTTCAATGTCCTCTTTGGTGCTGTAGGTACCGATGACAGTACAGGTGATGCCGGTACAGGCGGTGGCGAGCAAAAGACAGTGACACGCTATACTGCTGAAGATGCTGCCATGATTATGGATACAGTTCAATCCGTAATCATTGTGCCAGGTTATGGTCTGGCTGTTGCTCAGGCTCAACATGTTCTTAACGAAATGGCTGAGATCCTTACAGCACGGGGAATCGATGTTAAATATGCCATTCACCCAGTTGCTGGAAGAATGCCTGGTCATATGAACGTCCTCTTGGCTGAAGCCAACGTACCATACGATGTGTTATATGAGATGGATGACATCAATGATGAATTCCAGAACACCGATGTTGCCCTCATTATCGGAGCAAATGACGTTGTAAATCCGGCTGCCCGGACCAAGAAAGACAGTCCACTTTACGGCATGCCTATTTTGAATGTTGATTATGCCCGAACCGTTATGTTTGTCAAACGATCCATGGGTGCCGGTTTTGCCGGTGAAGCTAATCCATTGTTCTTTGATGATAAGACTATGATGGTCTTTGGTGATGCCAAAGCTGTGATTACAGGTCTTGTGAAATCCCTGAAAGAAGAGTAA
- a CDS encoding 2'-5' RNA ligase family protein, producing MITQLSERGTTALFSPHVTLLGQMTSDVDWIKSKMMAFFKDATSFYLSFSHTGMFDTYFRSIVLHTHPNPDLEKMQASAKIHFQVETRDAFMPHLSLLYSNFQISQKKILMHGIALESPLSVRIEAAVLVDTNGAPNQWQEILRIPFN from the coding sequence TTGATAACCCAACTCTCCGAGAGAGGAACAACAGCGCTATTCTCGCCACATGTTACCTTGTTAGGTCAAATGACATCAGATGTGGATTGGATAAAATCTAAAATGATGGCGTTTTTTAAAGATGCCACCTCATTTTATCTCAGCTTCAGTCATACCGGGATGTTTGATACCTACTTCAGAAGTATCGTCCTGCACACTCATCCCAATCCTGACCTTGAAAAGATGCAGGCCAGCGCAAAAATCCATTTTCAGGTAGAGACTAGAGATGCATTTATGCCACACCTAAGCCTGCTCTATAGCAATTTTCAAATATCTCAGAAGAAGATCTTGATGCACGGCATTGCCCTTGAATCCCCTCTCTCGGTGAGAATCGAAGCTGCTGTGTTGGTCGACACCAATGGCGCGCCAAATCAATGGCAGGAAATCCTTAGAATTCCATTTAACTGA
- a CDS encoding lamin tail domain-containing protein, whose protein sequence is MHKTCLVLLAICLHANDIRISEVMSNPQGSEYENEFIEVYNASDHVIHINGWILSDGNGVDTISHLSGPTEIQPARYALILDPGYNFSSGPYTDILNDTLPIYTISTDGSFGSGGLSNAGESVLIQSPDSLISSEMSWVSSTQNGFSWERVSLNTQDSLSVWQQSLEINGTPGYRNSVTPPLINLRLVDVIIESSTAGEPVEIILGIKNTGENLVPTFSISIYRDDNQNGEKNNGEWEMVSQVNTEVQPQEVIAYPLQLFPLIPGMHQLEAGVFTANDENAEDDSLRFEVVGSYPRNSISIMEIMYSPSSDQQGEWIEIQNRSDGRVSLQGWTFSDANQTRHRISDTLMFVDPLEYLTLCASSNMANYFGLELEQVHELSSWPALNSSSDSVRLFDASGHEVASVFYRGSWGESATSLERRHPNIYPRDEINWAASIQADGGTPSKMNTRHLLPVEIKVDEIKIEMPTMIGPTQAEVFLKFQNMGMDTLHILELDSDADIYWSGILSSFGLDSLTFASSMLWPGYNEIPIRIIHGEEVLADTSMQVILGYQPGQIAINEIHYIPHEDQVEFLEFVNISSREIDLRGWTYRDRSGAEGDVVSQLVVQPDSLFLWTGDVLKLSDWSPPSASMVELSNWPSLNNSSDSIIILDPLGHRMIAHGYESPPNAEFGKSLERLALWKSQELVTSWSVCQDPAGITPGVKNSTVLTPRNLTLQELTTLDSILWVGEGFFVRIPVLNAGVDFVEEAVLNAILAQNELPIGNWSWTLVDLAAGDTLTTDIELISETAGWVTLEVTIHYEGDETPYDDTIFEQIYISENATGAILNEVMSLPVVEQSEWVEIYNRSDKTIDLMGWLLADNSGASVSLSDTSLLLEPKHYLVFGPDDSMGPDIFEGVYQGIQHFPTLNNTEEMLRLFDPQGITMDEMSYNNFTELVTGRSLERIRSHTSGEDPGNWSICIAEFGSTPGEENSLYLDALGSKLDVDLSPNPFSPNGDGQDDQLGIVYELPFERGLMSIMVFDLAGRQIAWPVQLKPVSHRGQVWWDGEANYGGKAVTGLYIMKLLFDDQAGKVWTCLKKVYLIR, encoded by the coding sequence ATGCACAAGACATGCCTTGTGTTATTGGCTATATGCTTACATGCCAATGACATACGTATCTCTGAAGTGATGTCAAATCCTCAGGGATCGGAATATGAAAATGAATTTATCGAAGTCTATAATGCCTCAGATCATGTGATTCACATCAATGGTTGGATTCTAAGTGATGGAAATGGCGTGGATACCATTTCTCATTTATCAGGACCAACTGAGATTCAACCTGCCAGGTACGCCCTTATCCTGGATCCTGGGTATAATTTTTCATCAGGACCATACACTGACATCCTGAATGACACGCTTCCAATATATACTATTTCCACAGATGGGAGTTTTGGTAGTGGTGGACTTTCCAATGCCGGGGAGTCTGTTCTCATACAGAGTCCTGACTCGTTAATCTCCAGTGAAATGTCCTGGGTCTCATCAACTCAAAATGGCTTTTCCTGGGAACGAGTGTCTTTGAATACCCAGGATTCATTGAGTGTCTGGCAGCAATCCCTGGAGATAAATGGTACACCTGGATATCGCAATTCAGTCACCCCTCCTCTTATTAATCTGCGTTTAGTAGACGTGATAATCGAATCGTCTACAGCTGGTGAACCTGTGGAAATCATACTGGGAATTAAAAATACGGGGGAAAATCTGGTGCCAACTTTTTCAATTTCTATTTATCGCGATGATAACCAAAATGGTGAAAAGAATAATGGCGAGTGGGAAATGGTCTCACAGGTAAATACAGAGGTACAGCCACAGGAAGTGATTGCATATCCACTTCAGCTATTTCCCCTCATCCCTGGAATGCATCAACTTGAGGCCGGGGTGTTCACTGCAAATGATGAAAATGCGGAAGACGATTCTCTGCGGTTTGAAGTAGTCGGCTCCTACCCTCGAAACAGCATCAGTATTATGGAGATTATGTACAGTCCATCTTCTGATCAACAGGGGGAATGGATCGAAATTCAAAATAGAAGTGATGGAAGGGTCTCATTGCAGGGGTGGACTTTTTCAGATGCCAATCAAACTCGACATAGGATTAGTGACACACTCATGTTTGTTGATCCATTAGAGTATTTGACCTTATGTGCTTCCTCAAATATGGCGAACTACTTTGGTCTTGAGTTAGAACAAGTCCACGAACTCAGTTCCTGGCCTGCCTTAAATAGCTCGTCCGATTCTGTTCGTTTATTTGATGCCAGTGGTCATGAAGTAGCATCAGTATTTTATCGAGGCAGTTGGGGTGAATCCGCCACTTCTCTGGAACGACGTCATCCGAACATCTATCCCCGTGATGAGATAAACTGGGCGGCCAGTATTCAGGCAGATGGGGGAACCCCTTCTAAAATGAATACCAGACATCTGCTTCCCGTGGAGATAAAGGTCGATGAAATCAAGATAGAAATGCCAACCATGATTGGGCCGACACAGGCTGAAGTGTTTTTAAAATTTCAAAATATGGGGATGGACACTTTGCATATACTGGAACTTGATTCTGATGCTGACATTTACTGGTCTGGCATCCTATCAAGCTTCGGACTTGACTCCCTTACTTTCGCAAGCTCCATGCTGTGGCCCGGTTATAACGAGATTCCAATTCGCATCATTCATGGTGAGGAGGTTCTGGCTGATACTTCAATGCAGGTCATCTTGGGTTATCAGCCTGGTCAAATAGCAATTAACGAGATTCACTATATTCCCCATGAAGATCAGGTCGAATTCCTCGAATTTGTAAATATAAGCTCAAGAGAAATTGACTTGAGAGGCTGGACTTACAGGGATAGAAGTGGTGCTGAAGGCGATGTGGTGTCTCAGCTGGTTGTCCAACCAGACAGCCTGTTTTTATGGACGGGTGATGTCCTCAAGCTCTCTGATTGGTCTCCTCCATCTGCCAGTATGGTTGAGCTTTCAAATTGGCCAAGTTTGAACAATAGCTCAGATTCAATAATCATTCTTGATCCCCTGGGTCACAGGATGATAGCCCATGGCTATGAATCTCCTCCCAATGCTGAATTTGGGAAAAGTCTTGAGCGGTTAGCGCTCTGGAAGTCACAAGAATTGGTAACCAGTTGGTCTGTCTGTCAAGATCCAGCAGGCATTACTCCTGGGGTGAAAAATTCGACGGTTCTGACACCCCGTAACCTTACGCTCCAAGAATTGACAACCCTGGATTCGATTCTATGGGTGGGTGAAGGTTTTTTTGTCCGTATTCCCGTACTGAATGCAGGGGTTGATTTTGTAGAGGAGGCCGTCCTGAATGCAATACTGGCACAAAATGAATTGCCAATCGGGAATTGGTCATGGACACTGGTTGATTTGGCCGCAGGAGATACTCTTACCACGGACATCGAGCTGATTTCAGAAACCGCAGGCTGGGTTACCCTGGAAGTCACGATTCATTATGAAGGGGATGAAACCCCCTATGATGACACCATCTTCGAACAGATATATATCTCTGAAAATGCCACAGGTGCTATCCTCAATGAAGTGATGTCACTGCCCGTGGTGGAACAGAGCGAATGGGTGGAAATTTACAATAGATCTGATAAAACCATTGACCTGATGGGGTGGCTGTTGGCTGATAACTCAGGGGCAAGTGTAAGTCTTTCTGATACCAGTCTGCTTCTGGAACCGAAGCATTACCTCGTTTTTGGTCCTGATGATTCTATGGGGCCAGACATCTTTGAAGGGGTGTATCAGGGAATTCAACACTTCCCGACTCTCAACAATACGGAAGAAATGCTTAGATTATTTGATCCCCAGGGCATTACCATGGATGAGATGTCCTATAACAACTTTACAGAGTTGGTAACGGGACGCTCTTTGGAAAGAATCCGCTCACACACGTCTGGTGAGGACCCGGGAAACTGGAGTATATGCATAGCTGAGTTCGGTTCAACACCTGGTGAAGAGAACAGCCTCTACCTGGATGCTCTTGGATCAAAGCTTGATGTTGACTTGAGTCCCAATCCCTTCTCACCCAATGGGGACGGACAAGATGATCAATTAGGCATCGTATATGAACTCCCATTTGAGCGGGGTCTGATGTCCATTATGGTTTTTGATTTGGCAGGCCGACAAATAGCCTGGCCTGTTCAATTAAAACCAGTCAGTCATCGCGGGCAGGTCTGGTGGGATGGTGAAGCAAACTATGGGGGCAAGGCTGTAACAGGCCTATATATCATGAAACTGCTATTCGATGATCAGGCTGGAAAAGTCTGGACCTGTCTCAAAAAAGTATATTTGATTCGCTAG
- a CDS encoding LPP20 family lipoprotein: MKIVKLSFLIVLTALVMLNCSGGKEVIDMPDGANNPKGPADLPDWFTNPPEEDDMYIYSVGMGESRKMDLAMDKAKQAGKVELSERISAKVQSQVKSFTQEAGMSENTQIVEFYQSTSKTVTDNTLNGVTVLKRYPYEKKGGTWIAYVQLGLKKDAVSTAVVNVIKNEEALYAEFKASQAFKELEAAVGTAK; the protein is encoded by the coding sequence ATGAAGATAGTAAAACTAAGTTTTTTAATTGTACTGACCGCTTTGGTCATGCTTAACTGCTCAGGTGGAAAAGAAGTCATCGATATGCCCGATGGTGCCAACAATCCCAAGGGACCCGCTGATTTACCCGATTGGTTTACCAATCCCCCTGAAGAAGATGATATGTATATCTATTCCGTGGGAATGGGTGAATCCAGAAAAATGGATTTAGCCATGGACAAAGCCAAACAAGCTGGTAAAGTTGAGCTGTCAGAACGCATTTCAGCCAAAGTCCAAAGCCAGGTTAAAAGTTTTACCCAAGAAGCAGGTATGTCTGAGAATACTCAGATTGTTGAATTCTACCAATCCACCTCAAAAACGGTAACTGACAACACTCTAAACGGTGTTACCGTATTGAAACGCTATCCCTATGAGAAAAAGGGTGGTACCTGGATTGCTTATGTTCAGCTCGGTTTGAAAAAAGATGCTGTTAGTACAGCAGTCGTAAATGTCATCAAGAACGAAGAAGCACTTTATGCTGAGTTTAAAGCTTCACAGGCATTTAAAGAACTGGAAGCAGCAGTCGGAACCGCTAAATAG
- a CDS encoding response regulator transcription factor produces MTDQVKCIIVDDENGAIEILTNYVSKVSWLQLEAVFRDPMEALNHLSRNSVDLVFMDINMPDLSGLQLSRLIPPEQTDIIFCTAYPEHAVESYEIPALDYLLKPIPFDRFLAAVNKFQKRVEKAPDVGTSKGGPTHQIFIKSGSQIHQVDTRKISLIQKDGHYIIFKIDGKELLSRMTFTQLLELLPGDEFIQIHRSYLVAIPRIEVIHKQFIQIEGREIPIGDAFKKEFFDRVNFIGN; encoded by the coding sequence TTGACTGACCAGGTAAAGTGCATTATTGTAGACGATGAAAATGGTGCTATAGAAATTCTGACAAATTATGTGTCAAAGGTGAGCTGGCTTCAATTGGAAGCAGTGTTTCGTGATCCCATGGAAGCTTTGAACCATCTCTCACGCAACTCAGTTGATCTGGTCTTTATGGATATCAATATGCCAGATCTCAGTGGGCTCCAGTTATCTCGCCTGATCCCTCCGGAGCAAACGGATATCATTTTTTGTACTGCCTATCCCGAACATGCTGTGGAGAGCTATGAAATTCCAGCATTGGATTATTTGCTAAAACCAATTCCCTTTGATCGATTTTTGGCAGCGGTGAACAAATTTCAAAAACGAGTGGAGAAAGCACCAGATGTGGGAACGAGTAAGGGAGGCCCCACTCATCAGATATTTATTAAAAGTGGCTCCCAGATCCACCAGGTGGATACCCGCAAGATTTCACTCATTCAAAAAGATGGCCATTACATAATATTTAAGATTGATGGCAAGGAATTGCTATCACGGATGACGTTTACTCAGCTGCTCGAACTACTACCAGGAGATGAATTCATCCAGATCCACCGCTCCTATCTGGTAGCTATCCCCAGGATTGAAGTTATCCACAAACAATTTATCCAGATCGAGGGTAGGGAAATTCCTATTGGTGACGCCTTTAAAAAGGAATTCTTTGATAGAGTTAACTTTATAGGGAATTAG
- a CDS encoding histidine kinase: MLRKWIEPVLLILLFGVAYFSPIQSATRPVFYGEFNNLDGSLYAVRIFDILLSVALVMLVARTLIPNRLNLATLLQVVGLFVGLLLLGSGLEWGWDQLVLRAFNLPTSPGEVSDKMLLTSRKEILKLTILPGNVLVMVGGIFYGLMRERNQQIRRQERLELENLEAEVKYLRSQINPHFLFNTLNNIYAITQRHHDQEGSDALLRLSGLMRYMLYDSEGDVIGLQQEIDHLNNYIDLMLLKYDKEDLPQVELIVEGNPETTQVAPLILLPFVENAFKHGIDNQGQGYIKILLNLSTDKISFSVKNSHFPDRRASADHKGIGLDNVKRRLDHHYPEQHSLSIETSEDEYAIALEIQF, translated from the coding sequence ATGTTACGTAAATGGATAGAACCTGTCCTGCTTATACTGCTCTTTGGAGTTGCTTATTTTTCGCCGATTCAGTCTGCCACCAGGCCGGTGTTTTACGGCGAGTTTAATAATTTGGACGGCAGTCTGTATGCAGTCCGCATTTTTGATATCCTACTTTCCGTCGCATTGGTTATGCTGGTGGCGCGAACCTTGATTCCCAATCGGCTCAACCTGGCAACCCTCCTGCAAGTTGTAGGGTTATTTGTGGGTTTGTTACTATTAGGTTCTGGTTTGGAATGGGGATGGGACCAACTGGTGCTGAGGGCATTCAATCTCCCCACTTCACCGGGAGAGGTGTCTGATAAGATGTTGCTAACCTCCCGGAAAGAGATCTTGAAATTGACCATCCTCCCTGGAAATGTGCTGGTAATGGTAGGGGGCATCTTCTATGGGCTCATGCGTGAACGAAATCAGCAGATTCGTCGACAAGAGCGTCTGGAGCTGGAGAATCTTGAAGCGGAGGTAAAATATCTTCGCTCCCAAATCAATCCACATTTCCTGTTTAATACCTTGAATAATATTTATGCCATTACCCAACGTCACCATGACCAGGAAGGCAGCGATGCCCTTCTGCGTCTCTCCGGATTAATGCGATATATGCTATATGATAGTGAGGGTGATGTTATTGGGCTCCAGCAGGAGATAGATCACCTCAACAACTATATAGATCTCATGCTCCTGAAATATGATAAGGAAGATCTACCACAGGTAGAACTGATAGTAGAAGGAAATCCTGAAACAACCCAGGTCGCTCCCCTCATTCTTTTACCATTTGTGGAAAATGCCTTTAAACATGGGATTGATAATCAAGGCCAGGGCTATATCAAAATCCTATTGAACCTTTCAACAGACAAGATTTCCTTTTCTGTTAAGAATTCCCACTTTCCAGACCGACGGGCATCAGCTGACCACAAGGGAATTGGGCTGGACAATGTGAAGCGTCGCCTGGACCATCATTATCCCGAACAGCATAGCTTATCTATTGAGACATCAGAGGATGAATATGCCATTGCATTGGAGATTCAGTTTTGA
- a CDS encoding ATP-binding cassette domain-containing protein, translated as MTTELIIQIKNMVTRFGDRTILDHIDLDFYRGEVAVILGGSGSGKTTLLKSILGLVIPDEGEVKLFGQDFNTFDEQGVKTTLQRIGVLFQNGALLNSLSVLDNMSIPVEQHTNLDKAMIRRMATVKLGMVGLAHAAFQLPSELSGGMRKRAALARAIALDPELLFCDEPSAGLDPITSAALDELILTLRDQLQMSIVVVTHELASIHRIADRIVFLDKGKILFQGSLSEAKSCGLEMVENFFRVGSF; from the coding sequence ATGACTACTGAACTCATCATTCAAATCAAGAACATGGTGACTCGTTTTGGTGATCGAACCATTCTTGACCACATTGATCTTGACTTCTATCGCGGTGAGGTCGCGGTAATACTCGGTGGCAGCGGGAGCGGCAAAACCACACTTCTAAAAAGTATCCTGGGTTTGGTAATACCTGATGAAGGAGAGGTCAAGCTCTTTGGCCAGGATTTTAATACCTTCGATGAGCAGGGTGTCAAGACAACCCTCCAACGAATCGGGGTCCTTTTTCAGAATGGGGCTTTGCTGAATTCTTTGAGCGTTCTCGACAACATGTCTATTCCAGTGGAGCAGCACACAAACCTCGATAAGGCAATGATTCGTCGAATGGCTACAGTAAAATTAGGAATGGTGGGTCTGGCTCATGCTGCTTTTCAGCTTCCTTCAGAGCTGTCTGGGGGTATGCGTAAACGGGCCGCACTTGCCCGAGCTATCGCTCTGGATCCGGAATTGCTGTTTTGTGATGAACCCTCAGCTGGGCTGGATCCCATTACCAGCGCCGCGCTTGATGAACTCATTTTGACTTTGCGTGATCAGTTACAGATGAGTATTGTTGTGGTAACCCATGAACTGGCTAGCATCCATCGAATCGCCGACCGCATTGTTTTTCTGGATAAAGGCAAGATCCTGTTCCAGGGGAGTTTATCCGAAGCTAAAAGCTGTGGGCTTGAAATGGTGGAGAATTTCTTTCGTGTAGGAAGTTTCTGA